A single window of Deltaproteobacteria bacterium DNA harbors:
- a CDS encoding tetratricopeptide repeat protein codes for MVDLRPGVAAYARLSYIRELYGDMAGATEVMKLAVNAGYLHDPEPLAWSLVQLGNLYFHQGQLAAAESECQTALHVFPHYAHAQAALARVRGAQQRYAEAIELYRQATGAVPSPDTITAFGDLLAFAGTQEDAKKQYALVEYVEGVNAAKNDTYTRQLALFYADHDRQLDEAVKLAELESTRRRDIYTYDTLAWVYYKAGRLTEAQQAMVQALRLGTKDAVLFFHAGMIAYGAGEPEKATHYLQLALKTNPYFSLSDAAHARRILTKLERLDERGGPLAK; via the coding sequence ATGGTTGACTTGCGTCCAGGAGTGGCGGCGTACGCTCGGCTTTCGTACATTCGCGAGCTGTATGGTGATATGGCGGGAGCGACGGAGGTGATGAAGCTTGCAGTTAATGCGGGCTATCTCCATGATCCCGAGCCATTGGCTTGGAGTTTGGTGCAACTCGGCAATTTGTATTTTCACCAAGGACAACTGGCAGCCGCGGAAAGTGAGTGCCAAACTGCCCTTCACGTTTTTCCACACTACGCGCACGCTCAAGCTGCACTCGCTCGCGTGCGAGGGGCACAGCAACGGTACGCAGAGGCTATTGAACTCTATCGTCAAGCGACCGGCGCAGTGCCTTCGCCGGATACGATCACAGCCTTCGGCGATTTGCTCGCGTTCGCTGGCACACAGGAGGACGCAAAAAAGCAGTACGCATTGGTTGAATACGTGGAAGGAGTTAATGCGGCAAAGAATGATACTTACACGCGTCAGTTGGCGCTGTTCTATGCCGACCATGATCGTCAGTTAGACGAAGCTGTAAAGCTAGCGGAGCTTGAGAGTACACGACGGCGCGACATTTATACGTATGACACTTTGGCCTGGGTATACTACAAAGCTGGACGACTGACTGAAGCTCAACAGGCGATGGTACAGGCGTTGCGACTGGGGACAAAGGATGCAGTGCTCTTTTTTCATGCTGGAATGATTGCTTATGGTGCAGGTGAACCGGAGAAAGCGACGCATTACCTTCAGCTTGCTCTGAAAACCAATCCGTATTTCTCACTGTCTGACGCCGCGCATGCCCGTCGTATTCTCACGAAGCTTGAGCGCCTGGATGAGAGGGGTGGACCTCTCGCCAAGTGA